One Tenebrio molitor chromosome 2, icTenMoli1.1, whole genome shotgun sequence genomic region harbors:
- the Nsun2 gene encoding tRNA (cytosine(34)-C(5))-methyltransferase has protein sequence MGRRKAGFRKNHQFSQQKQGGQSDTRKPYMDIVKENEKFVKYYETQNVCKSEEFDEFITSLKTDLPATFRITGSKGEACKMLETVQGQFIKDCLNQEGVDGKPPNIFPLPWYPNKLAWQLELTRKDIRRCEAYYKLHNFLISETEHGTISRQETVSMIPPLLLDVQPHHKVLDMCAAPGSKTAQLLEILHANDDPIPSGYVIANDVDNKRCYMLVHQAKRLNSPCVAVINHDSAILPNLSASLPDGSVEQVQFDRILCDVPCSGDGTLRKNPDIWMKWTPANGLNLHGIQSRIVRRGAELLTVGGRLVYSTCSINPVENEAVIHRLLAETDGALQLVDVSSSLPGLKYVPGMESWLVSSRNLEFYTSYEEVDEKWRTTIRPQMFPPKPEDKASYNLHRCMRILPHHQNTGAFFVAVLEKLKPLSAKEKSFKANEVGEQIANKKRENEDDLPQNQRKKRRNEGYREDPFVFFKEEEPVWDEIKSFYEISDTFDSKCLLTRCHIGKKKNIYLTSNAVRDLVVQNQNVIKFINTGVKAFVRCDNKNMKCAFRIANDGLESIYPYIGDSRKIDIPREDLITLLMNDNPEKSPPITSLSEVIQKQVENLSPGSCVLIYKEDIEGNDVPLVIHISGWRGTTSLRCYMSQHSTVHLLRLLGGDISKYDVNKFKKLEEDEEEASKEEDKPSGDSQ, from the exons ATGGGGCGCAGAAAAGCGGgttttagaaaaaatcatcAGTTCTCCCAACAAAAACAG GGGGGTCAAAGCGACACGCGGAAGCCTTACATGGACATAgtcaaagaaaatgaaaaatttgtcaagtaCTACGAG ACTCAGAACGTGTGCAAAAGCGAGGAATTTGATGAGTTTATTACAAGCTTGAAAACAGATCTGCCTGCCACGTTTCGCATAACAGGCTCGAAAGGGGAGGCTTGTAAAATGTTGGAAACAGTTCAAGGTCAATTCATTAAAGACTGCTTAAACCAGGAGGGTGTTGACGGTAAACCGCCAAACATATTCCCTTTACCTTG GTATCCAAATAAGCTAGCCTGGCAGTTGGAACTGACGCGAAAAGACATCCGCCGTTGCGAGGCTTACTACAAATTGCACAACTTTTTAATTTCCGAAACCGAGCACGGGACAATCTCGCGACAAGAAACCGTCAGTATGATTCCGCCTTTATTGCTTGACGTCCAACCACACCACAAA GTTCTAGACATGTGCGCGGCCCCCGGATCCAAAACGGCGCAGCTTCTGGAGATATTGCACGCGAACGACGATCCCATCCCTTCGGGATACGTGATCGCGAATGACGTCGACAACAAGAGGTGTTACATGTTGGTGCACCAAGCTAAGAGGCTGAATTCGCCCTGCGTGGCTGTGATCAACCACGACAGCGCCATTTTGCCCAATTTGTCGGCTTCACTACCGGACGGATCAGTCGAACAAGTCCAATTCGACCGGATTTTGTGCGACGTGCCCTGCTCCGGGGACGGCACTTTGAGAAAGAATCCGGACATTTGGATGAAGTGGACGCCGGCAAACGGCTTAAATTTGCACGG aATTCAATCGAGAATTGTGAGAAGGGGAGCTGAACTGTTGACTGTGGGGGGGCGTCTAGTCTATTCCACTTGCTCCATAAATCCAGTAGAAAATGAAGCTGTAATTCATAGGTTACTCGCGGAAACAGATGGCGCTCTTCAGCTGGTCGATGTCAGCAGCTCTTTGCCAGGCTTAAAATATGTCCCAG GTATGGAAAGTTGGCTGGTGAGCAGCAGAAATTTGGAGTTTTACACTTCTTACGAAGAAGTGGATGAAAAGTGGAGGACCACGATAAGGCCGCAAATGTTCCCACCCAAACCAGAAGACAAAGCTTCGTACAATTTGCACAGATG TATGCGAATTTTGCCCCACCACCAAAACACGGGTGCCTTCTTCGTCGCCGTCTTGGAAAAGCTGAAGCCCCTCAGCGCCAAAGAAAAGTCGTTCAAGGCTAATGAAGTGGGCGAACAGATCGCCAACAAGAAACGCGAAAATGAAGACGATCTGCCGCAAAATCAACGAAAGAAGCGTCGCAACGAAGGTTACAGAGAAGACCCCTTCGTCTTCTTCAAGGAAGAAGAACCGGTCTGGGACGAGATCAAGTCGTTTTATGAAATCTCTGACACTTTCGATTCAAAATGTCTGCTGACGCGGTGTCACATCGGCAAGAAGAAGAACATCTACTTGACGTCAAATGCGGTCCGCGATTTGGTCGTACAGAATCAAAACGTCATCAAGTTCATTAACACAGGCGTTAAAGCGTTCGTTCGTTGTGataacaaaaatatgaaatgtgCCTTTAGAATTGCAAATGACGGGTTGGAAAGCATTTATCCGTATATCGGGGACAGTAGGAAAATTGACATTCCTAGGGAGGACTTGATTACGTTGTTGATGAACGACAATCCTGAAAAGTCGCCCCCGATTACGTCACTGTCGGAAGTCATACAAAAACAAGTCGAGAATTTAA GTCCTGGGAGTtgtgttttaatttacaaGGAGGACATTGAGGGTAATGACGTGCCGTTGGTCATCCACATCAGCGGCTGGAGGGGTACCACATCACTCAGGTGTTACATGTCTCAACACAGCACGGTGCATTTGTTGAGACTTCTGGGAGGAGATATATCCAAATATG aTGTGAACAAGTTCAAAAAGCTGGAAGAAGACGAGGAGGAGGCGTCCAAGGAGGAGGATAAACCGTCCGGGGATTCTCAGTAA
- the Polr2A gene encoding DNA-directed RNA polymerase II subunit RPB1: MAASDSKAPLRTVKRVQFGILSPDEIRRMSVTEGGIRFPETMEAGRPKMGGLMDPRQGVIDRHSRCQTCAGNMTECPGHFGHIDLAKPVFHVGFVTKTIKILRCVCFYCSKLLVSPNNPKIKEVVMKSKGQPRKRLAFVYDLCKGKNICEGGDEMDVGKEGEDPNQAKKQGHGGCGRYQPNIRRIGLDLTAEWKHLNEDSQEKKIALSAERVWEILKHITDEECFILGMDPKFARPDWMIVTVLPVPPLPVRPAVVMYGSARNQDDLTHKLADIIKSNNELQKNEAAGAAAHVIGENIKMLQFHVATLVDNDMPGMPRAMQKSGKPLKALKSRLKGKEGRIRGNLMGKRVDFSARTVITPDPNLRIDQVGIPRSIAQNLTFPEIVTPFNFDKMLELVQRGNSQYPGAKYIIRDNGERIDLRFHPKSSDLHLQCGYKVERHIRDGDLVIFNRQPTLHKMSMMGHRVKVLPWSTFRMNLSCTSPYNADFDGDEMNLHVPQSMETRAEVENLHITPRQIITPQANKPVMGIVQDTLTAIRKMTKRDVFIEKEQMMNLLMFLPIWDGKMPRPAILKPKPLWTGKQIFSLIIPGNVNMIRTHSTHPDDEDDGPYKWISPGDTKVMVEHGELIMGILCKRTLGTSAGSLLHICMLELGHEVCGRFYGNIQTVVNNWLLLEGHSIGIGDTIADPQTYLEIQKAIKKAKEDVIEVIQKAHNMELEPTPGNTLRQTFENQVNRILNDARDKTGGSAKKSLTEYNNLKAMVVSGSKGSNINISQVIACVGQQNVEGKRIPFGFRKRTLPHFIKDDYGPESRGFVENSYLAGLTPSEFYFHAMGGREGLIDTAVKTAETGYIQRRLIKAMESVMVHYDGTVRNSVGQLIQLRYGEDGLCGEMVEFQTLPTVKLSNKAFERKFRFDPSNERYLRRVFNEEVIKDLMGSGEVISELETEWEQLQKDREALRQIFPSGESKVVLPCNLQRMIWNVQKIFHINKRAPTDLSPLRVIQGVRELLNKCVIVAGEDRLSKQANENATLLFQCLVRSTLCTKCVSEEFRLSTEAFEWLIGEIETRFQQAQANPGEMVGALAAQSLGEPATQMTLNTFHFAGVSSKNVTLGVPRLKEIINISKKPKAPSLTVFLTGAAARDAEKAKNVLCRLEHTTLRKVTANTAIYYDPDPQNTVIPEDQEFVNVYYEMPDFDPTRISPWLLRIELDRKRMTDKKLTMEQIAEKINAGFGDDLNCIFNDDNAEKLVLRIRIMNSDDGKFGDGADEDVDKMDDDMFLRCIEANMLSDMTLQGIEAISKVYMHLPQNDSKKRIVITETGEFKAIAEWLLETDGTSMMKVLSERDVDPVRTFSNDICEIFSVLGIEAVRKSVEKEMNAVLQFYGLYVNYRHLALLCDVMTAKGHLMAITRHGINRQDTGALMRCSFEETVDVLMDAASHAEVDPMRGVSENIIMGQLPRMGTGCFDLLLDAEKCKMGIPIPQAHGADIMSSGMFFGSAATPSMSPGGAMTPWNQGTTPYVGSAWSPHNLMGSGMTPGGPAFSPSAASDASGMSPGYGAWSPTPQSPAMSPFMASPHGQSPSYSPSSPSFQPTSPSMTPVSPGYSPSSPGYSPTSPNYSPTSPSYSPTSPSYSPTSPSYSPTSPSYSPTSPSYSPTSPSYSPTSPSYSPTSPSYSPTSPSYSPTSPSYSPTSPSYSPTSPSYSPTSPSYSPTSPSYSPTSPSYSPTSPSYSPTSPSYSPSSPRYTPASPSYSPTSPSYSPSSPQYSPASPSYSPSSPKYSPTSPSYSPTSPSFAGGSPQYSPTSPSYSPTSPNYSPSSPQHTPAASSRYSPSSPNYSPSSPSYSPTSPQYSPHSTKYSPTSPTYTPTSPSYSPASPAYSPQPPRYSPSSPSYSPTSPSQDQD; the protein is encoded by the exons ATGGCCGCAAGTGACAGTAAAGCTCCGCTTAGAACAGTGAAAAGAGTGCAGTTCGGCATATTAAGTCCAGATGAAATA CGTCGTATGTCCGTCACCGAGGGTGGCATCCGCTTCCCCGAGACCATGGAAGCGGGCCGCCCCAAAATGGGGGGCCTTATGGACCCCAGACAGGGCGTCATCGATCGCCACTCCAGATGCCAGACTTGTGCTGGCAACATGACCGAGTGTCCTGGACACTTTGGACACATAGACCTAGCCAAACCCGTCTTTCACGTCGGCTTCGTCACAAAAACGATCAAAATCCTGAGGTGCGTCTGCTTCTACTGCAGCAAACTCCTCGTCAGTCCCAACAACCCCAAAATAAAAGAGGTTGTCATGAAGTCAAAAGGACAACCCAGGAAGCGCCTGGCGTTCGTTTATGATCTCTGCAAGGGCAAAAATATTTGCGAGGGCGGCGACGAGATGGACGTCGGTAAAGAGGGCGAAGACCCAAATCAAG CTAAAAAGCAAGGTCACGGTGGTTGTGGTCGCTACCAGCCCAACATCAGGCGGATAGGACTCGATCTCACCGCGGAATGGAAGCATTTAAATGAAGATTCGCAAGAGAAGAAAATCGCCTTGTCTGCTGAAAGAGTCTGGGAGATCCTCAAACATATCACAG ACGAGGAGTGTTTCATATTGGGTATGGACCCGAAATTTGCTCGTCCTGACTGGATGATTGTGACAGTACTGCCGGTACCGCCGCTACCTGTACGTCCGGCCGTTGTGATGTACGGTTCCGCAAGGAATCAAGACGATTTGACCCACAAATTGGCCGACATAATTAAGTCCAATAACGAATTGCAGAAGAACGAAGCCGCGGGAGCTGCGGCTCACGTTATTGGAGAAAATATAAAGATGCTGCAGTTCCATGTGGCGACGTTGGTCGACAACGACATGCCCGGAATGCCAAG AGCGATGCAAAAGTCGGGTAAACCCCTGAAAGCGCTAAAGTCCCGTCTGAAGGGCAAAGAGGGTCGCATCCGTGGCAACTTGATGGGCAAGCGTGTCGATTTCTCCGCCCGTACCGTAATCACCCCCGACCCGAACCTCCGCATCGACCAAGTCGGAATCCCTCGAAGCATCGCGCAAAACTTGACATTTCCCGAAATAGTCACACCTTTCAATTTCGACAAAATGTTAGAACTGGTCCAGAGAGGCAACTCCCAATATCCCGGAGCCAAATACATTATCCGGGACAACGGAGAAAGGATCGATCTGAGGTTCCACCCGAAATCGTCCGACCTCCACTTACAGTGCGGCTACAAAGTGGAAAGGCACATCAGAGACGGCGATTTGGTCATTTTCAACCGCCAGCCGACCCTCCACAAGATGAGTATGATGGGACACAGGGTCAAAGTCCTCCCCTGGTCCACGTTCAGGATGAACCTGTCGTGCACGTCGCCGTACAACGCCGATTTCGACGGGGACGAGATGAACTTGCACGTGCCCCAAAGCATGGAGACGAGGGCGGAGGTGGAGAACTTGCACATCACCCCCAGACAGATTATCACCCCCCAGGCGAACAAACCCGTCATGGGTATCGTACAGGACACGTTGACCGCCATCAGGAAGATGACCAAGAGGGACGTGTTCATAGAGAAGGAGCAGATGATGAACTTGTTGATGTTTTTGCCCATATGGGACGGGAAGATGCCCAGACCCGCCATCTTGAAACCCAAACCCTTGTGGACCGGCAAGCAAATCTTCTCGTTGATCATTCCCGGAAACGTCAACATGATCCGGACGCATTCGACCCATCCCGACGACGAGGACGACGGACCCTACAAATGGATCTCGCCTGGAGACACCAAGGTCATGGTGGAACACGGAGAACTGATCATGGGAATTCTGTGCAAAAGAACTTTGGGTACTTCGGCTGGGTCTCTGCTTCACATTTGTATGTTGGAGCTGGGGCACGAAGTGTGCGGCCGATTTTACGGCAACATCCAAACTGTAGTCAACAACTGGCTACTCCTGGAAG GTCACAGTATTGGTATCGGCGATACGATCGCCGATCCCCAGACGTActtggaaattcaaaaagcTATCAAAAAGGCTAAGGAGGACGTAATAGAAGTGATCCAGAAGGCCCACAATATGGAACTGGAACCCACTCCTGGCAACACTCTGAGGCAGACTTTCGAAAATCAAGTGAACAGAATTTTGAACGACGCTCGTGACAAAACCGGAGGCTCGGCTAAGAAGTCTCTGACTGAGTACAACAACTTGAAGGCCATGGTCGTGTCGGGTTCCAAAGGTTCCAACATCAACATATCACAG GTTATTGCTTGCGTGGGTCAACAAAACGTCGAAGGTAAACGTATCCCGTTCGGCTTCCGCAAGCGCACCCTCCCACACTTCATCAAGGACGATTACGGTCCAGAATCGCGCGGTTTCGTCGAAAACTCGTACTTAGCCGGTCTGACACCGTCCGAGTTCTATTTTCACGCCATGGGTGGTCGTGAAGGTCTCATCGATACCGCTGTCAAGACAGCAGAAACTGGCTACATCCAACGTCGTCTCATCAAAGCTATGGAGTCTGTAATGGTGCATTACGACGGCACCGTGCGTAACTCGGTGGGTCAGCTCATCCAGTTGCGCTACGGAGAAGACGGCCTCTGCGGAGAGATGGTCGAGTTTCAAACCCTGCCGACCGTGAAGCTCAGCAACAAAGCTTTCGAGAGGAAATTCCGTTTCGACCCCAGCAACGAGAGATACTTGAGAAGAGTGTTCAACGAAGAGGTCATCAAAGATCTGATGGGTTCCGGTGAGGTCATCTCCGAGTTGGAAACCGAGTGGGAGCAGTTGCAGAAGGACAGAGAAGCGTTGAGACAGATTTTCCCGAGTGGAGAGTCAAAAGTTGTGCTGCCGTGTAACTTGCAACGCATGATCTGGAACGTGCAGAAGATTTTCCACATCAACAAGAGGGCACCGACCGATTTGTCCCCGCTGAGGGTGATCCAGGGGGTCCGCGAGCTCCTCAATAAATGCGTGATCGTGGCCGGAGAGGACAGACTGTCGAAACAAGCGAACGAAAACGCCACTCTACTGTTCCAGTGTCTTGTCAGGTCGACTCTCTGCACCAAGTGCGTGTCGGAGGAGTTCCGATTGAGCACGGAGGCGTTCGAGTGGTTGATTGGTGAGATCGAGACCAGATTCCAACAAGCTCAAGCCAACCCCGGCGAGATGGTGGGCGCTTTGGCCGCTCAGTCGCTCGGCGAACCCGCCACCCAGATGACACTCAACACTTTCCATTTCGCCGGCGTGTCGTCGAAGAACGTGACCTTGGGTGTGCCCCGTCTGAAGGAAATCATCAACATATCCAAGAAGCCCAAAGCTCCGTCTCTAACGGTTTTCCTGACGGGCGCCGCCGCCAGAGACGCGGAGAAAGCCAAAAACGTGCTGTGCAGACTCGAGCACACCACGTTGcggaaagtgacggccaacaCTGCCATCTACTACGATCCGGATCCACAAAATACCGTCATCCCGGAGGATCAGGAGTTCGTCAATGTGTATTACGAGATGCCGGATTTCGATCCGACGAGAATTTCACCGTGGCTGTTGCGCATCGAATTGGACAGGAAGAGGATGACCGACAAGAAATTGACCATGGAACAGATAGCCGAGAAGATCAACGCCGGCTTCGGTGACGACTTGAATTGCATCTTCAACGACGACAACGCGGAAAAGTTGGTCTTGCGAATTCGCATAATGAACAGCGACGACGGCAAATTCGGAGATGGCGCCGACGAAGACGTGGACAAGATGGACGACGACATGTTCTTGAGGTGCATCGAAGCGAACATGTTGAGCGACATGACCTTGCAAGGTATCGAGGCCATCTCGAAAGTGTACATGCACCTGCCCCAGAACGACTCCAAGAAGAGGATCGTGATCACGGAGACCGGAGAGTTCAAGGCGATCGCCGAGTGGCTGCTGGAAACCGACGGCACCAGCATGATGAAGGTCCTCTCCGAAAGAGACGTCGATCCCGTCAGGACCTTCTCCAACGACATCTGCGAGATTTTCTCGGTGCTGGGAATCGAAGCCGTTCGTAAATCCGTCGAGAAAGAAATGAACGCCGTGCTGCAGTTCTACGGTCTGTACGTGAACTACCGGCATCTCGCTTTGTTGTGCGACGTCATGACCGCCAAAGGTCACTTGATGGCCATCACGCGTCACGGCATCAACAGACAAGACACCGGCGCTCTGATGAGATGCTCCTTCGAGGAAACGGTGGACGTGCTGATGGACGCCGCCTCCCACGCAGAAGTCGATCCCATGAGGGGCGTCTCCGAGAACATCATCATGGGCCAGTTGCCGCGGATGGGTACCGGTTGTTTTGATTTGCTGTTGGACGCGGAGAAGTGTAAAATGGGTATTCCGATACCGCAAGCCCACGGAGCCGACATCATGTCTTCGGGGATGTTCTTCGGATCGGCCGCGACGCCGAGCATGAGTCCCGGAGGGGCGATGACTCCTTGGAATCAAGGCACCACACCGTACGTCGGCAGCGCTTGGTCCCCGCACA ATTTGATGGGAAGCGGTATGACGCCTGGAGGACCGGCGTTCTCGCCGTCGGCGGCGTCAGACGCGTCCGGAATGTCTCCGGGTTACGGTGCTTGGTCGCCGACTCCACAGTCTCCGGCGATGTCGCCGTTCATGGCCTCGCCTCACGGTCAGTCGCCGTCGTACAGTCCCTCGAGCCCATCCTTCCAGCCCACTTCTCCATCTATGACGCCGGTTTCGCCCGGGTACTCTCCAAGCTCTCCGGGATATTCTCCAACGAGTCCCAATTACAGTCCCACATCTCCAAGTTACTCGCCCACGAGCCCGAGTTACAGTCCGACGTCTCCTTCGTACTCGCCCACATCGCCGAGCTATTCGCCCACGAGTCCCAGCTACAGTCCCACATCACCGAGTTATTCTCCAACCAGTCCGAGTTACAGTCCCACGTCACCGAGTTACTCGCCGACCAGTCCGAGTTACAGTCCCACCTCGCCGAGTTACTCTCCGACGAGTCCGAGTTACAGCCCCACCTCGCCGAGTTATTCTCCGACGAGTCCCAGTTACAGTCCCACGTCGCCGAGTTACTCTCCGACGAGTCCCAGCTACAGTCCCACCTCGCCGAGTTACTCTCCGACGAGTCCCAGTTACAGTCCTTCGTCGCCGAGGTACACACCGGCGTCGCCAAGTTACTCGCCCACGAGCCCGAGTTACAGTCCGTCGTCGCCACAGTATTCTCCGGCGTCGCCGAGTTATTCGCCTTCTTCACCCAAATACTCTCCGACTTCTCCAAGCTACTCGCCCACTTCGCCGTCGTTCGCCGGAGGAAGTCCACAGTACTCACCGACTTCCCCGAGTTATTCACCGACGTCGCCGAATTACTCGCCGTCGAGTCCACAGCACACTCCGGCTGCGAGTTCGCGGTACTCACCGTCGTCTCCGAATTACTCGCCGAGTTCGCCGAGCTATTCACCGACGAGTCCTCAATATTCACCGCACAGTACAAAGTATTCGCCGACGTCACCCACCTACACGCCGACGTCCCCGAGCTACTCGCCGGCGTCACCAGCGTACTCGCCTCAACCACCGAGGTACTCACCGTCGAGTCCGAGTTATTCACCCACCAGTCCCAGTCAGGATCAAGACTAG